A genomic region of Chitinimonas arctica contains the following coding sequences:
- a CDS encoding efflux RND transporter permease subunit: MWFTRISIQNPVFATMMMVALVVLGLVAYFRLPVEEMPDVKFPFVIVGATYPGASPEIVETEISRPLEEKLSTLSGIKHITADSYNGQSIVFVEFELSTDIDKALRDVREKVDEAKVDFRKEIDEPFITQARNDDSPTISVAVTSDKLSLRDMTIRTDQYIQRQFQTLKGVGSAQLVGGVKRQVRVEVQPERMHALGVGTDQVIAALRSENREVPIGNIAFDKTERIVQLKGRVAEANDFRQLVVARRAGQPITLGQVATVVDGAEEEESLSLVNGQRSISLDIRKVDGANTIEVTDGVKEMVKKLDKELKAEGMSLTVVGDSSRGIRRSLQEVKTTIFEGAALTILIVWLFLGSWRSTVITGLTLPVALIGTFFFLQAFGFTLNVMTLMALSLCVGLVIDDAIVVRENIVRHAEMGKGHYQASLDGTQEIGLAVLATTLTIVAVFLPVGFMGGIIGKFFFQFGIAVCAAVLISMLVSFTLDPMLSSIWHDPHAHGMRHTGPLGRILDGFERWMDRVSNTYGRVIEWALGHRKTTLAIAFATLIAAFAIPAAGLVGAEFIPKADTGRIFVDFRTPIGTSLDYTTIKARQVEAALREFKAIDEIYTTVNTGDSGGKHIGTTTIKLVDRDLRIPQDELIPKVRERLERIAGVEIRGVRGPDGGGGGPAVAIQIQGKELGELRRIAENISERLKRVKGLTDVQTSLRAAKPSVDIEVNRELASAVGLSVGQVGESLRPLVAGDKVTTWKSPDGDNYDVVVRLPRSDRRIVEDLGKLPIASGDLDPRTGQPAMIPLSHIASVKESGTSTLIQRRDLYRNVTITAEVQGMPVGAVQPDVKKVLDSIQMPPGYHYVQEGANEFMNESAGYAGIAILTGAIFIYLVLASQFGSFSQPLAIMVSLPLSLIGVMLALMAWGSTLNLFSVIGVIMLMGLVTKNAILLIDFVNRLRRDGVPRYEAIVEAGRVRLRPILMTTFAMIGGMLPLALSMGEGSETRAPMAHAIIGGVVTSTLLTLVVVPVVFTYLDDFGAWFLRLFSKHPMDDKAALEAAPQASSGR, translated from the coding sequence ATGTGGTTCACCCGCATCAGCATCCAGAATCCCGTCTTTGCCACCATGATGATGGTGGCACTGGTGGTGCTTGGCCTGGTGGCCTACTTTCGCCTGCCGGTGGAGGAAATGCCGGATGTGAAATTCCCCTTCGTGATCGTGGGAGCGACCTACCCGGGCGCCTCGCCCGAGATCGTCGAGACCGAAATCTCCCGTCCGCTGGAAGAGAAGCTCAGCACCCTGTCGGGCATCAAGCACATCACGGCCGACTCGTATAACGGCCAGTCCATCGTGTTCGTCGAATTCGAGCTGAGCACCGATATCGACAAGGCCCTGCGCGATGTGCGCGAGAAAGTGGACGAGGCCAAGGTCGATTTCCGCAAGGAGATCGACGAGCCGTTCATCACCCAGGCCCGCAACGACGACTCGCCGACCATCTCGGTGGCGGTCACCAGCGACAAGCTGTCGCTGCGCGACATGACCATCCGTACCGACCAGTACATCCAGCGCCAGTTCCAGACGCTCAAGGGCGTCGGCAGCGCCCAGCTGGTGGGCGGTGTCAAACGCCAGGTGCGGGTGGAAGTCCAGCCTGAGCGCATGCACGCCCTGGGGGTGGGCACCGACCAGGTGATCGCCGCACTGCGTAGCGAAAACCGCGAGGTACCGATCGGCAATATCGCCTTCGACAAGACCGAGCGCATCGTCCAGCTGAAAGGCCGCGTCGCCGAAGCGAACGACTTCAGGCAGCTGGTGGTGGCTCGCCGTGCCGGCCAACCCATCACGCTGGGCCAGGTGGCGACGGTCGTGGACGGGGCCGAGGAAGAGGAATCGCTGTCCCTGGTCAACGGCCAGCGCTCCATCTCGCTGGATATCCGCAAGGTGGATGGCGCCAATACCATCGAGGTCACCGACGGGGTGAAGGAGATGGTGAAGAAGCTGGACAAGGAACTGAAGGCCGAGGGCATGAGCCTGACCGTGGTGGGCGATAGCTCGCGCGGCATTCGCCGTTCGCTGCAGGAGGTCAAGACGACCATCTTCGAAGGCGCCGCCCTGACCATCCTGATCGTCTGGCTGTTCCTCGGTTCCTGGCGTTCGACCGTGATCACCGGCTTGACCCTGCCGGTGGCGCTGATCGGCACCTTCTTCTTTCTGCAGGCTTTCGGCTTTACCCTCAATGTGATGACGCTGATGGCGCTCAGTCTCTGCGTGGGCTTGGTGATCGACGATGCCATCGTGGTGCGCGAGAATATCGTTCGCCATGCCGAAATGGGCAAAGGCCATTATCAAGCCTCGCTGGACGGCACCCAGGAGATCGGCCTGGCGGTGCTGGCCACCACCCTCACCATCGTGGCGGTCTTCCTGCCGGTCGGCTTTATGGGCGGCATCATCGGCAAGTTCTTCTTTCAGTTCGGCATTGCCGTCTGCGCGGCGGTGCTGATCTCGATGCTGGTGTCGTTCACGCTGGACCCGATGCTGAGCTCCATCTGGCACGATCCGCACGCCCACGGCATGCGCCATACCGGTCCGCTGGGCCGGATCCTGGACGGCTTCGAGCGCTGGATGGACCGCGTCTCGAATACCTACGGCCGGGTGATCGAATGGGCGCTGGGCCATCGCAAGACCACCCTGGCGATTGCCTTCGCCACCTTGATTGCCGCCTTCGCCATTCCGGCCGCCGGCCTGGTCGGCGCCGAGTTCATCCCCAAGGCCGACACGGGCCGGATCTTCGTTGATTTCCGTACCCCTATCGGCACTTCGCTGGACTACACCACCATCAAAGCCCGCCAGGTGGAAGCCGCCCTGCGTGAATTCAAGGCAATCGATGAAATCTATACCACGGTCAACACCGGCGATTCGGGCGGCAAGCATATCGGCACCACCACCATCAAACTGGTGGACCGTGACCTGCGCATACCGCAAGACGAGTTGATCCCCAAGGTACGCGAGCGGCTGGAACGCATCGCCGGGGTTGAAATCCGTGGTGTCCGCGGTCCGGATGGCGGTGGCGGCGGACCGGCCGTGGCCATCCAGATCCAGGGTAAGGAACTGGGCGAGCTGCGCCGCATCGCCGAGAACATCAGCGAGCGTCTGAAGCGGGTCAAGGGGCTGACGGATGTGCAGACTTCGCTGCGTGCCGCCAAACCCTCGGTGGATATCGAAGTGAATCGCGAGCTGGCCTCGGCGGTGGGCTTGTCGGTCGGCCAGGTCGGCGAATCCTTGCGGCCGCTGGTGGCCGGCGACAAGGTCACTACCTGGAAATCGCCGGACGGCGACAATTACGACGTGGTGGTACGCCTGCCACGCTCGGACCGCCGCATCGTCGAAGACCTGGGCAAGCTGCCCATCGCCAGTGGCGACCTGGACCCGCGCACCGGCCAACCCGCCATGATCCCGCTGTCGCATATCGCCAGCGTGAAGGAAAGCGGCACCTCGACCCTGATCCAGCGGCGCGACCTATACCGCAATGTGACCATCACGGCCGAAGTGCAAGGCATGCCGGTCGGCGCGGTCCAGCCGGACGTAAAGAAGGTGCTGGACAGCATCCAGATGCCGCCGGGTTACCACTATGTGCAGGAAGGCGCCAATGAGTTCATGAACGAGTCGGCCGGTTACGCCGGTATCGCCATCCTCACCGGCGCCATCTTTATCTACCTGGTACTGGCATCGCAGTTCGGCAGCTTCAGCCAGCCGCTGGCCATCATGGTGTCGCTGCCGCTCAGCCTGATCGGTGTGATGCTGGCGCTGATGGCATGGGGCAGCACGCTGAATCTGTTCTCGGTGATCGGTGTGATCATGCTGATGGGCCTGGTAACCAAGAACGCCATCCTGCTGATCGACTTCGTCAATCGGCTGCGGCGCGACGGCGTGCCACGCTACGAGGCCATTGTCGAAGCGGGCCGGGTTCGTTTGCGTCCCATCCTGATGACCACCTTCGCCATGATAGGCGGCATGCTGCCGCTGGCCCTGTCGATGGGCGAAGGTTCGGAGACGCGGGCGCCGATGGCCCATGCCATTATCGGCGGGGTGGTCACCTCCACCCTGCTGACCCTGGTGGTGGTGCCCGTGGTGTTCACTTACCTGGATGATTTCGGCGCCTGGTTCCTGCGCCTGTTCAGCAAGCACCCGATGGACGACAAGGCAGCGTTGGAAGCCGCGCCGCAGGCGAGTAGCGGCAGATAA
- a CDS encoding ABC transporter ATP-binding protein, whose amino-acid sequence MITLEGIVKRYRMGEEEFDALAGVDLHIARNEYVALTGPSGSGKSSLMNLLGCLDTPSQGEYRLNGRNVASFNDRELAGIRNREIGFVFQSFHLLTRLDVLGNVAQPLIYRGLPPAERERLAREALQRVGLGQKLRHLPNQLSGGQRQRVAVARALVGNPSILLADEPTGNLDSKTSAEIMALFDALHGDGQTVILVTHEADIAAHAARVIRLVDGRIESDLAQERRPCTS is encoded by the coding sequence ATGATCACGCTGGAAGGCATCGTCAAACGCTACCGCATGGGTGAGGAGGAGTTCGACGCCCTGGCCGGCGTGGATCTGCATATCGCCCGCAACGAGTACGTGGCCCTGACCGGGCCGTCCGGCTCGGGCAAGTCCTCTCTGATGAACCTGCTGGGTTGCCTGGATACCCCCAGCCAGGGCGAATACCGCTTGAACGGCCGCAATGTGGCCAGTTTCAACGACCGCGAACTGGCCGGTATCCGCAACCGCGAAATCGGCTTTGTCTTCCAGAGTTTTCACCTGCTGACCCGCCTCGACGTGCTGGGCAACGTCGCCCAACCGCTGATCTATCGGGGCCTGCCACCGGCGGAGCGGGAGCGCCTGGCCCGCGAAGCCTTGCAACGGGTGGGCCTGGGCCAGAAGCTGCGCCATCTGCCCAACCAGTTGTCCGGCGGCCAGCGCCAGCGGGTGGCGGTGGCGCGCGCCCTGGTCGGCAATCCCTCCATCCTGTTGGCGGACGAACCCACCGGCAACCTCGACTCGAAGACCTCGGCCGAGATCATGGCGCTGTTCGACGCCCTCCACGGCGACGGCCAGACCGTTATCCTGGTCACCCACGAAGCCGATATCGCCGCCCATGCCGCCAGGGTGATTCGGCTGGTGGATGGCCGCATCGAATCGGACCTTGCCCAGGAGCGCCGGCCATGTACCTCTTGA
- a CDS encoding efflux RND transporter periplasmic adaptor subunit, which produces MRLPFSKKWLGLALAVLVIAVPLALRAKSAGDGKPVEMVTLARQAIRPTILASGTLAYRTEVALTAEVTAKVKEILVAEGDDVKAGQLLLRLDPESYRNAIEREQASLRQNGIGIERQTVALELRRKQFDRTSKLFEARMIDQSRYDEDRNQLQLAEVELKSSREALTRANTVLADAREQLGKTEVRAPLAGRVVALPIKVGETAIPSTMSFAGAQLMTIADTSTIQAELKVDEGDIAKISTGQSVDLFAAAYPQQALKGRVEKVALAPTVENQARAYKVTVTLASTDGLKLRSGMSCRAEIYLGDGKLRLAAPVEAVISEDKDGKTTRRYLVLVRDGKADKVEVQLGLSDDKWQEIVKGAKAGDSLVSGPGRTLRELKQGERLSQQTAEDKQASKPKGEAT; this is translated from the coding sequence ATGCGTTTGCCGTTCAGTAAGAAATGGCTGGGCCTGGCCTTGGCCGTGCTCGTGATTGCCGTACCGCTGGCCTTGCGGGCCAAATCGGCCGGCGACGGCAAGCCGGTGGAGATGGTCACCCTGGCCCGGCAGGCCATCCGGCCCACCATCCTCGCCTCCGGCACGCTGGCCTATCGCACCGAGGTGGCCTTGACCGCCGAGGTGACCGCCAAGGTCAAGGAGATCCTGGTGGCCGAGGGCGACGACGTCAAGGCGGGCCAGTTGCTGCTGCGATTGGACCCGGAAAGCTACCGCAACGCCATCGAGCGGGAACAGGCCAGCCTGCGGCAGAACGGCATCGGCATAGAACGGCAGACGGTGGCGCTGGAGCTGCGGCGCAAGCAGTTCGATCGCACCAGCAAGCTGTTCGAAGCCCGCATGATCGATCAGTCGCGTTATGACGAAGACCGCAATCAGCTGCAATTGGCCGAAGTGGAGCTGAAATCCAGCCGCGAAGCACTGACGCGCGCCAACACCGTGCTGGCCGATGCACGCGAGCAGCTGGGCAAGACCGAGGTACGGGCGCCGCTGGCCGGCCGGGTGGTGGCCTTGCCCATCAAGGTGGGCGAGACCGCCATCCCTTCGACCATGAGCTTTGCCGGCGCGCAGCTGATGACCATTGCCGACACTTCGACCATACAGGCCGAACTGAAGGTCGATGAAGGCGATATCGCCAAGATCAGTACGGGTCAATCGGTCGATCTCTTTGCCGCCGCCTATCCGCAGCAAGCGCTCAAGGGCCGTGTCGAAAAGGTCGCACTGGCGCCCACGGTGGAAAACCAGGCACGTGCCTATAAGGTCACGGTCACCCTGGCCAGCACCGACGGGCTGAAGCTGCGGTCCGGCATGAGCTGCCGGGCGGAGATCTACCTGGGCGACGGCAAGCTGCGCCTGGCGGCGCCGGTCGAGGCGGTGATCAGCGAGGACAAGGATGGCAAGACTACCCGCCGCTACCTGGTCCTGGTCCGCGACGGCAAGGCCGACAAGGTGGAGGTGCAATTAGGCCTGTCCGACGATAAATGGCAGGAAATCGTCAAGGGCGCCAAGGCCGGCGACAGCCTGGTGAGCGGCCCCGGCCGTACGCTGCGCGAGCTGAAGCAGGGTGAGCGGCTCAGCCAGCAAACGGCCGAGGACAAGCAGGCATCCAAGCCCAAGGGCGAAGCGACATGA
- a CDS encoding YIP1 family protein, with product MQLLTALTEPSKLYTELKQRPSFILPMLLMLVGTVAVWLLYFQRVDSGWLVETMVTAGGGTPAEQEMMRKSMNPDMLMWWSVIAAPVFIVIFQLMLALYYKLAGKVAGAEYGFRAWFGFVNWSGVPLLLSTVASLISVLTMSPQTSPQGVAPTHLDPLLVELAMDHPWQSWATSLDLLNLWCIALAAIGWRVWTGTGWGKAVGVALLPHLVIYGIWAAVILARS from the coding sequence ATGCAGCTGCTGACCGCCCTGACCGAACCCTCCAAGCTTTATACCGAACTGAAACAACGTCCCAGTTTCATCCTGCCCATGCTGTTGATGCTGGTCGGCACCGTGGCGGTCTGGCTCCTGTACTTCCAGCGCGTGGATAGCGGCTGGCTGGTGGAGACCATGGTGACCGCCGGCGGCGGCACACCGGCCGAGCAGGAGATGATGCGCAAGAGCATGAACCCCGACATGCTGATGTGGTGGTCAGTGATTGCCGCGCCGGTGTTTATCGTGATCTTCCAGTTGATGCTCGCCCTCTACTACAAGCTGGCCGGCAAGGTGGCCGGCGCGGAGTACGGTTTCCGCGCCTGGTTCGGCTTTGTCAACTGGTCCGGCGTGCCCCTCTTGCTGTCCACCGTGGCGAGCTTGATCAGCGTGCTGACCATGTCGCCGCAGACTTCGCCACAAGGTGTCGCCCCTACCCATCTGGACCCGCTGCTGGTCGAGTTGGCCATGGATCACCCCTGGCAGAGCTGGGCCACCAGCCTGGACCTGTTGAACCTGTGGTGCATCGCCCTGGCGGCCATCGGCTGGCGCGTGTGGACCGGCACCGGCTGGGGCAAGGCGGTTGGGGTCGCGCTGCTACCGCACCTGGTGATTTATGGCATCTGGGCCGCCGTGATATTGGCAAGGTCGTAA